Genomic segment of Rhinoderma darwinii isolate aRhiDar2 chromosome 12, aRhiDar2.hap1, whole genome shotgun sequence:
ACAATAATGAATAGAATAGGTATACAGTTACAATAATGAATAGAATAGGTATACAGTTACAATAATGAATAGAATAGGTATACAGTTACAATAATGAATAGAATAGGTATACAGTTACAATAATGAATAGAATAGGTATACAGTTACAATAATGAATAGAATAGGTATACAGTTACAATAATGAATAGaataggtatacagtttaaatcGAGTTTTTATAGAATAACAAAACCATTATGTGCAATCTTCTATGTTCAAATTGGCGCTATCACTATTTTTACACATCGACTTATTCTAGTCTTTACACTTTGGCACAAAGTTCTTTGCTAGCATTATGTCTTGGTTGCTTCTTTTATGAACTGAATCATGTCAGCCGTGCGTGGTCGTCTTGAATATACTTTTATCTTTGATAACTCTccaaaagaaaaagtccatcGGGGTAAAGTCTGGTGATTGTGGTGGCCTCGTCTATCCACCCATTGGATAATTTTTAGTCAAGAAAATGAAGCATGGCTTTAGCAAAGTGAGGAGGGCTCCATCTCGCTGAATATAGAAGTCTTCATTTTCACGCTCCAACTACAATTGTCATATTACATTTTCTCTGAGCAGGTTACAGGTCTGAGGTGACCGCTGTGATGTAGAAGATAGATCTAATTACCCCTTTACATGAAAGGGAAGCCCAAACTGTTACCCCAGGGAGATACGTCTGTTCTTCAATTGTTGCAGGAGGGTCTTCTGTTGGGTAATAAACACAGTTGCGCCTATTAACAGCTCCTGAAAGTCTGAAGTTGGCTTTATCGGACCAAGTTATTTCTCTAATAATGCCGTCtccttgtgtttcttcattcaaaaTTGCCTAAAGAAATTGTAATTAGATGGTTTGAAAAATCACCCCCTGTATATGGCAATTTGACAGCAAGATTTGAGCTGCTCTGGTAGCAAGGCCAGCTGAAGATGAAGCAAGCACTTCTTATACTGTAATGTGTCGCTttagttttaataatttttattttattattgtagTTGAAGAAAGACAGGAGCCCCCGGAGTCACCGGCATCAACCATAAAGGAGACCATGGACTCTCCTGTTTCCACAATACAAAGTGAAGCTACGGCTACAACTTCCATTGTCACTTTGTCTCCATCTCCTTCACCCATCGCAAGCAGTGCCCCGACAGAAGTCCTCACCTCTCCTGCGACTGCCGCAACTCCAGCTCCAGTAACAACTACAACCTTTGCTAAAACAGTAACCACTCCTGTCGTGGCCCCGTCAATTCCCCTCGGGTTGCCAAACTTGGCCAATGTAGACCTGGGGAAAATCAGTTCCATCCTAAGTAGCTTGACTTCTGTCATGAAGACAGGTGAGTTTCGACTTGCTGTATATCTGTAGGTCCGGACTTAAAATCTTGGTCTTGATTTGCCTATTGcacgtatttttattttatttcatttgccATCAAAGATCTGTTTGAACAAGTGGGAGAGCTGAATACATCACTGCTCTTCTCTGAGTCCACATTGACACATTATGTATTCATTTCTAATTTCTAGGTGTAAGTTCAGGAGCAAAGCCTTCCCCTGGTACCCCGACAACACCAACATCGAATTTAGGTGGAGCTGGAAGGGCATCGGTTTATTGTGGATCAAACCCATTGGCAAATATTCTTTCCAAAGTGGAGATAACTCCTGAAAGCATTCTTTCCGCCTTGTCTAAAACACAGGTCCCCTCCACACCTAATTTGCAAggtagatttatatatatatctaaaaaaaattttatgGCTGTATGTTCTATACTGGAATAGATTGGCTTTTGTGTCTATTTAGTGCTTTATATTTTATGAAGAttgttaatataaaaaaaaacacaactttctGGTGtagaaggggttatctgggacttTCAATCGATGGCCTATACTTTGGGGTTGTAGTACCAGGCAAAGCCACACTTACAGTGCAGTACCTGAATAAACTATAAAGGGGTCATAAGTGCTGTGACCCCTACTAAACAGCATAACTAAGGGGCCACCGCACTCATGTAGGAGTCATGTGTCATTTGTTCTACTGGTTGGTaggggtccctggttcaaacaccCCCATTAATCACACGACTTTACAGGAGCTATGCGGTAAAAATACTTCTTTGTCAAAATTGAATATTTAACGTACCTCCAGTTTTACGCACATTTCACGGATATACTGGTATTCATATTAGCCACTTCTACcactggggggtgggggggggggatacatgttcaGTTGAAAACTGTTCCCAACGTCCCTATTAGGTCCACAGAAGCCGTATTTCACTGAATTTGCTTTGTACCCTCCAGTCATTCAGCATGATCAAAGCTTTATTATGTATGTACCGTGTATGCCATATGATTCTTTTAATCCGGCATTAATAGGTATTGATAGGTGCTAGATTAATCGACAATCTGGATTTACCAGTGAGGGCATAAAATTAAAAGGTAGGTGTACAAAAAAAGGAAgactttaaataaaaaagaaaagaaatatagatatattatgcaggaccccccccccccccccaaaaataataataattaaaaaaatatattttcatgtCTTAATATAGTAGAATCCATGATATTCATACCACCAATTCTAATTTTGTTTTCCTCTTACTATTCCAGAGTaagatctatttatttttttggagatTTTACGGTCATTGCGTCAAGTAACACTATACTCCTTTTACTTTTTACAGGTTTATCGTCTTTGATTCAAAGTGTTGCACTGCACAGTGCGTCATCAACAATCAGTACATCCACAGCACCGCTGAATACTGCCGTACAAATTGTAAAAGATAGAGTAACCCCGACTGTAACCCCCCCTTTTCAGCCCAAAACCTATGGTTATTCTCCCACAAACTCAAACTCTGATGTTACATCCACATCCGTGTGTAAGACAGCGGTCCCACCTAGCTCAAATGCAAAACAACCGGTATCCGTTGGATTTCCACCTCCGCCTCGTATGACCGAGGAGAAGATCATTAGCCAACCTGCAGAGATTCAGAAACCCGCTGAGGAAGTGGAATCTTCAAGTCTTGAACTTAAGATCCATAATTTTTTGAAAGGCAATCCCGGTTTTAGCGGTCTAGATTTGAATATACCAATTCTCAGTGGTTTAGGTGCCACTGTCGTTCCAGAGCCCTCTACGGAGTTTCTCAGCGGACCCTCAAGTACCTCTCTGGATAACGTAGATGGGACCCCCGTCCGTGATGAAAGAAGTGGGACGCCTACCCAGGATGAGATTATGGACAAGCCGACTTCAAGCAATGTCGATAGCGTCTCTTTGTTGTCTAAGATAAGCCCTGGCTCATCTACCCCCAGTAGCACGAGGTCTCCTCTGTTAACTAAAGACGCTGAATTTCAGAAGCTTCAGTCTTTGCCATCATATAGGTCTTTTGGGCTGGGGGCAAATTCACCAAATTCGTACAGGCAGGCTTCTGATATTATGGAAAAACCTTCAGCAGTTGATTCGACTTTAGAGAAGTTTTTTCCCGATACATCATTTAATGAAGATGGAGACTATCGGGACTTTGATTATGCTGGGCCACCATCCCCGTCTGTTGGCAATCTAGATAAAAGACCATCAAAATCTATTCTAAAAGCAAATCTGCATTTAGATTCCATGGAGTATCCACCAACTCAGAGTTTCAGCCAGGCACAAGATTTTAGACAATCCTTTCCACACTCTATGCAACCTCCTTTTATTGCCGGGGAGAAGGGTGGTTCCGTGTCTCCATCTTCTGATAGGTATGGTGGCTATAATAGAAGAGGGAATAATCTAGAGGCTAGTAGGTCACCTTCCCCTCCGAAAGATGATCCATTTTACCCGACGGACACAAACCATAATAAACCAATGCTGCATTCAGTTATGGCGCAGCCTTCCCATGTGCCTCAGAACAGACATTCCAActttcaccccaaaaataatCCTCCGCCCACGAGAACAATTGGCTCTGAACAATCTGCTTCAACTCATTTATCATCTACAACAATGGAATTTAAAAATATGCTAAAGAATGCATCCCGGAGGCCCTCTGAAGAAAACCAATTTGGACCAGCAAGCTTTAAGGAAGATATTCATATGCCAGGTCGTAGTCATACTGGGGTAACTGCCGAAGACCGTTCTGAAGAGCAGTATCGCATAGAAACTAGAGTTTCATCATCTTGCGTTGACTTGCCAGATAGTACTGAAGAAAAAGGAGCTCCCATTGAAACCTTGGGGTATCACAATATGGGAAACATGAGGTACCCAGGGGAGCCTATTAAAACAGTAGAATCTATGAGGGTTGGCATGAAAGCGGGCAGACAGCATGGGATTGACGGGAGTAGAAGTGGTTGGTTTGAGATGGGTAGTACAGGGAGTTCTTTTGATGATGGTCCTTCAAGTGCGGATGAACAGCCTTCCGTAGGTGGTAACTCTGCTGGTGTTGGGTATAAAACACAGTACGAGGAGCACTTACCACGGTTTCAGGACTCTGTCAgtgacttta
This window contains:
- the RPRD2 gene encoding regulation of nuclear pre-mRNA domain-containing protein 2 gives rise to the protein MAAGSSSSGSSSKASAGALEAALDRKLQAVTNTMESIQNLSGWCIENKKHHSTIVHYWLKWFRRSGYPHRLNLFYLANDIIQNCKRRNAIIYRDAFADALPEAASLVKDQSVSKSVERIFKIWEDRSVYTEDTIASFRTALSGGWSKRERSKSSRPKPVEKPPETVPVNPKAVLKSKIVAEFRPQGLIDDLLSHKRSVDNTDLKEKQLSNMRVDVCSSETLKRLKDKAGGKKFSKDFEEASAKLEEFVGILDKQVKNSPPLGEALENAGIFYEAQYREVKVVVNAYKTFANRVSNLKKKLDQLKATLPDPEESPVPSPVMDAPSPTGSESPFQGMGAMSPLSPEAEIVQSDSPEPPKDNRMVEDMELSDVDADEEVPAIIVEERQEPPESPASTIKETMDSPVSTIQSEATATTSIVTLSPSPSPIASSAPTEVLTSPATAATPAPVTTTTFAKTVTTPVVAPSIPLGLPNLANVDLGKISSILSSLTSVMKTGVSSGAKPSPGTPTTPTSNLGGAGRASVYCGSNPLANILSKVEITPESILSALSKTQVPSTPNLQGLSSLIQSVALHSASSTISTSTAPLNTAVQIVKDRVTPTVTPPFQPKTYGYSPTNSNSDVTSTSVCKTAVPPSSNAKQPVSVGFPPPPRMTEEKIISQPAEIQKPAEEVESSSLELKIHNFLKGNPGFSGLDLNIPILSGLGATVVPEPSTEFLSGPSSTSLDNVDGTPVRDERSGTPTQDEIMDKPTSSNVDSVSLLSKISPGSSTPSSTRSPLLTKDAEFQKLQSLPSYRSFGLGANSPNSYRQASDIMEKPSAVDSTLEKFFPDTSFNEDGDYRDFDYAGPPSPSVGNLDKRPSKSILKANLHLDSMEYPPTQSFSQAQDFRQSFPHSMQPPFIAGEKGGSVSPSSDRYGGYNRRGNNLEASRSPSPPKDDPFYPTDTNHNKPMLHSVMAQPSHVPQNRHSNFHPKNNPPPTRTIGSEQSASTHLSSTTMEFKNMLKNASRRPSEENQFGPASFKEDIHMPGRSHTGVTAEDRSEEQYRIETRVSSSCVDLPDSTEEKGAPIETLGYHNMGNMRYPGEPIKTVESMRVGMKAGRQHGIDGSRSGWFEMGSTGSSFDDGPSSADEQPSVGGNSAGVGYKTQYEEHLPRFQDSVSDFREKNIPPFEHLLPPPPPPPPSMVSPMDRGGPFQMEQTMPPSGPPPGLPPDHGSMFPRDISVSRIQSGEPAKTLPHGAHPPPAEHGGNPFPIHHSTEHGGNPFPIHHSTEHGGNPFSPPPRMDMRNPFSQDHSVVHQGPMKEPFNMHPLSTRDHEPLSRENNQHNQHFGRVNEPLGLIPRDLHRGFSGPPHHVGSHHMNTGGMRPQRPHFRPREPYHQNLKRPRPPFGRGSQFFSPKRPYYQPRY